The Raphanus sativus cultivar WK10039 chromosome 2, ASM80110v3, whole genome shotgun sequence genome includes a region encoding these proteins:
- the LOC108827580 gene encoding sugar transporter ERD6-like 15, whose product MEEEGLLLASPSSSSSLLSGISNVSTRPFGLAFTVCSCGAFVSGCVSGYSAPTQSGIMKDLNLSVADYSLFGSILTVGIILGALICGKLTDLVGRINTMWIINAFFISGWFSIAFAKVIWMLDMGRLLHGIGIGISAYLGPIYMTEITPRNLRGAVSSCSQLFAIVGSSVFYALGTVVGWRDLAILGAIPFLVIVPLLLFIPESPRWLAKVGRENEVKAVLLSLRGVESDISNEVQEILDYTEHVKEQEDGDRGFFKLFQRKYAFSLTIGVALIALPELGGNSGYSYYTDSIFTRTGVSSDFGFITTSLVQMLGGVLGTMLVDVSGRRSLLLVSQVGSFLGCLATAISFFLQEYRWWEKGTSILALISVLVYFASYGLAMSSIPWIVASEIYPVDVKGAAGTVCNLAGSISSWLVAYSFNFLLQWSSTGTFMMFAIVTGLGFVFIAKLVPETKGKSLEEIHCLLTDSPLENSTS is encoded by the exons ATGGAAGAAGAAGGTTTATTATTAGCTTctccgtcttcttcttcatcacttcTGTCCGGGATATCAAATGTCTCGACGAGACCTTTTGGTCTTGCATTTACTGTCTGTTCTTGCGGCGCTTTTGTATCTGGATGCGTA aGTGGATATTCGGCGCCTACCCAGTCTGGTATCATGAAAGACTTGAATCTCTCCGTTGCTGAT TATTCACTGTTTGGATCGATATTAACGGTGGGTATAATCCTTGGAGCACTAATATGTGGAAAATTAACAGATTTAGTTGGTCGTATCAAC ACAATGTGGATCATCAACGCGTTCTTCATATCAGGCTGGTTCAGTATTGCATTTGCTAAG GTTATCTGGATGCTCGATATGGGAAGGTTACTGCATGGGATCGGAATCGGAATTAGCGCATACTTG GGGCCAATTTACATGACTGAAATAACACCAAGAAACTTAAGAGGAGCTGTTTCTTCTTGCTCACAG TTATTTGCGATAGTCGGTTCATCAGTCTTCTATGCACTTGGTACAGTCGTTGGTTGGCGCGATTTAGCCATTTTGG GAGCTATTCCTTTTCTTGTGATAGTTCCTCTTCTTTTATTCATCCCCGAATCTCCCCGATGGCTA GCGAAAGTAGGGAGGGAAAATGAAGTTAAAGCGGTCTTGTTAAGCCTGCGTGGAGTAGAATCTGATATATCAAATGAAGTCCAAGAGATATTG GATTACACAGAACATGTTAAAGAACAAGAAGATGGCGACCGCGGTTTCTTCAAGCTCTTTCAACGAAAATATGCATTCTCACTTACT ATTGGAGTTGCTCTTATAGCTTTGCCTGAGCTCGGAGGAAATAGTGGTTATAGTTATTACACTGATTCCATTTTCACCCGTACAG GGGTATCAAGTGACTTTGGATTCATAACAACATCTCTGGTTCAG ATGTTGGGAGGTGTTTTAGGTACTATGCTTGTGGATGTATCTGGGAGACGTTCACTCCTACTG GTTTCTCAAGTTGGATCATTCTTGGGATGTCTTGCCACAGCCATTTCTTTCTTCTTGCAG GAATATCGTTGGTGGGAAAAAGGAACTTCTATCTTGGCTCTCATTAGTGTTCTG GTGTACTTTGCATCATACGGATTAGCGATGTCATCAATACCATGGATCGTAGCATCAGAG ATATATCCAGTAGACGTGAAGGGAGCAGCCGGAACAGTTTGTAACTTGGCCGGCTCTATAAGTTCATGGCTGGTTGCTTATTCCTTTAATTTCTTGCTACAATGGAGTTCCACAg GAACATTTATGATGTTTGCCATAGTGACTGGCCTTGGATTTGTGTTTATAGCCAAGCTTGTTCCAGAGACCAAAGGAAAATCTTTAGAAGAAATCCACTGTCTTTTAACTGATTCTCCTCTTGAAAATTCTACATCCTAA